The Blautia pseudococcoides genome segment CTTCCAGGCTGGAATTGGTGGCAATGATCACCTCCTCAATGTCATCCTGGGAAAGACGCTGCATCAGCTCTTTTAACTTAATGTCATCCGGACCGATGCCCAGCATAGGGGAAATTGCACCGTGCAGCACATGGTACACACCGTCGTATTTCCCGGTCTTCTCATAGGCTGCCAGGTCCCTGGTGTTCTCCACCACCATGATGACTTTCCGGTCCCTTCTTGGGTTATTGCAGATCGGGCAGATTTCCTGGTCTGTCAGGGTGTAGCAGTTTTTACAATACTGTACATTGGCCTTGGCATTCACAATGGAAGCGGAAAGCTGCTCCACCTGGTCCTTGGGCATATTCAGAATATGGAATGCCAGGCGCTGGGCTGATTTTGCCCCAATGCCCGGCAGACGGGAAAGCTGCTCAATTAATTTATTGATATGACTGCTGTAGTATTCCAATATTTTTCACCTCTGTGGCATACCGCCGTTTAAAACGGGAATCCACCGCCAAGGCCCCCAAGACCCCCTGTGAGCTTAGACATAAGGGCAGCGGACTCCTCCTCCATCTTGCGGAGGGCTTCATTGGTGGCTGCCATGATCAGGTCTTCCAGCATCTCGATATCATCCGGGTCAACGACTT includes the following:
- the recR gene encoding recombination mediator RecR, with translation MEYYSSHINKLIEQLSRLPGIGAKSAQRLAFHILNMPKDQVEQLSASIVNAKANVQYCKNCYTLTDQEICPICNNPRRDRKVIMVVENTRDLAAYEKTGKYDGVYHVLHGAISPMLGIGPDDIKLKELMQRLSQDDIEEVIIATNSSLEGETTAMYISKLVKPSGIRVSRIASGVPVGGDLEYIDEVTLLRALEGRVEL